ACCATCCTGCTGCTGGCTGTATTTCATTGCCAATCCCTTTTTTTCGACCCTGCAAGCGGCATAAACCGGTAACACAGCCAACCCGAGGAGATATGACATGCTGTTGAAGAGCTATTCTCTGGAAATATTTAAATCCAAATGCCAGGCAGATGCCGAAGGCGTGCACTGCTTTGCCCACCTGGACCAGGATGTGACAGAGGCCATTCCCTATCTGAATGCCGTGCTGGGGGGATTCGAGTATCTCAATGATCCTCCGGCTGTCACCTTTAAAACCCATGGCAAGCTGATCACGGTGCACGGCAATAAAATTGCAGTGAATGCCCTGAAGGATGAAGCAGAAGCTGAAAAAATCGTGGCATGGCTCAAAAATGAGATCAATGCGGCCTGGGAGAAAAAAAAGGAGATAGACCCTTGCTATACCGGTATGCCCCGTCCCGGGATCATGGAGATTCTCAAGCTGCTGCCCAAAACCAACTGCAAAGAATGCAGCCAGCCCACCTGCCTGGTTTTTGCCGCCAAAATGGCGGAAGGGGCCAAAGGTCCTGACGACTGCCCTCCCCTTGATCCGAATCAGCACCGGCGCCTCACCGAATATATGGGCCGGTTCATCCTGGAAATGTAAACCAAGGAGATTTTTCATGGCACCCACACTTGTATGGTACCATATCGGAAATACAGCCCGTCAGACAATTTTCATCATACTGATATCCGTAGTCCTTGGTGCGGCTGTCAACTTTATGCGGCCGAACGGCATCCCTTTTGTCCAAACCTGGTCCATGGCGGAC
Above is a window of Desulfotignum balticum DSM 7044 DNA encoding:
- a CDS encoding (Fe-S)-binding protein, with amino-acid sequence MLLKSYSLEIFKSKCQADAEGVHCFAHLDQDVTEAIPYLNAVLGGFEYLNDPPAVTFKTHGKLITVHGNKIAVNALKDEAEAEKIVAWLKNEINAAWEKKKEIDPCYTGMPRPGIMEILKLLPKTNCKECSQPTCLVFAAKMAEGAKGPDDCPPLDPNQHRRLTEYMGRFILEM